A genomic segment from Nicotiana tabacum cultivar K326 chromosome 9, ASM71507v2, whole genome shotgun sequence encodes:
- the LOC107791606 gene encoding uncharacterized protein LOC107791606 isoform X4, with the protein MTAISVGVGYDTPSLDQSLPSDSLGTMIVGHLPSIPNFSEEALKEARELKTPDMGGGSSVGDPFRDCFAGVDDASDISDASFLLEEAQHFISRAISRFRVDLSQCEVELQKVSGERDALRLLCSQKDEVINDLQADLAKAHEEEAELDKQLHQKVEKIGLLREEVDQIKTECDRWKETIDRLTAEKETILAKLLSADVQL; encoded by the exons ATGACGGCTATATCGGTCGGGGTCGGTTACGATACCCCAAGTCTCGATCAGAGCCTTCCGAGCGATTCGCTTGGGACTATGATAGTGGGTCATTTGCCTTCTATTCCAAacttttctgaggaggcgttaaaggaagctcgagaattgaagacccccgatatgggaggaggctctagtgtaggggacccttttcgggattgctttgctggagtcgatgatgcctccGATATTAGTGACGCTTCTTTTctcctagaagaggcccaacATTTCATTTCTCGG gccattagCAGGTTTCGAGTTGACCTCAGCcagtgtgaggtcgagcttcagaaggtctcgggggagagagatgctctgcggcttctttgcagccaaaaggacgaggtTATAAATGACCTCCAAGCAGATTTGGCTAAGGCTCAtgaagaagaggccgaactagataagcag CTGCACCAAAAGGTTGAAAAGATAGGGTTGCTTcgggaagaagtcgatcaaatcaagACCGAATGTGaccggtggaaggagactatcgaccgcctgactgcagaaaaagaaaccatcttggccaaattattatcggccgatgtTCAGCTTTAA